One genomic region from Cetobacterium sp. 8H encodes:
- a CDS encoding metallophosphoesterase has protein sequence MKILTGLILGVISCIPLLLIKFRYLRDSYVYEIFLRNYIFFIHYILFITLILLIVNRYVKKIEKREFFLITALFLLIVGVMGRKNYFHPKFIRDEIVLKKDSPLESLKIAFISDLHLSLSADKKMFIEAFKKIAAENPDIVLIGGDFLDYSHSHVKEDYQEVMDILQPPHGIHMILGNHEYYGGIDGNIEYIKSLGINILQDEKLDIENVYIVGRDDKFNKNRAELDTLISELSLENPVIVLDHNPKSIDQSVQNGVDLHLSGHTHMGQFFPYNLVVKNMYKNPGGFMKFDVTNTIVSSGLGSWLIPYRIGTTSEINIITIRFNKNKL, from the coding sequence ATGAAAATATTAACGGGTCTAATATTAGGAGTTATATCTTGTATTCCACTTCTTTTAATCAAGTTTAGATATTTAAGAGATAGTTATGTGTATGAGATTTTTTTAAGAAACTACATATTTTTTATTCACTATATACTTTTTATAACTCTAATTTTATTAATAGTAAATAGATATGTGAAAAAGATAGAAAAGAGAGAGTTTTTTCTAATTACTGCACTTTTTCTTTTAATTGTAGGAGTTATGGGAAGGAAAAATTATTTTCATCCTAAATTTATAAGAGATGAAATTGTACTAAAAAAAGATTCACCTTTAGAAAGTTTAAAAATAGCATTTATATCAGATCTTCATCTATCTCTTTCAGCCGATAAAAAGATGTTTATTGAGGCTTTTAAAAAGATAGCTGCTGAAAATCCAGACATTGTTCTAATAGGTGGAGACTTTTTAGATTATAGTCATAGCCATGTAAAAGAGGACTATCAAGAGGTTATGGATATTTTACAGCCACCTCATGGAATACATATGATTTTGGGTAATCATGAATATTATGGTGGAATAGATGGGAATATAGAGTATATAAAATCTTTAGGAATAAATATTTTACAGGATGAAAAGCTTGATATTGAAAATGTGTATATAGTTGGAAGAGATGATAAGTTCAATAAAAACCGTGCTGAGCTAGATACTCTTATATCTGAGTTATCTCTTGAAAATCCAGTTATAGTGCTAGATCATAATCCAAAATCAATAGACCAATCCGTTCAAAATGGAGTGGATCTTCATCTTTCTGGGCACACTCATATGGGACAATTTTTTCCATACAATTTAGTGGTAAAAAATATGTATAAAAATCCTGGTGGATTTATGAAGTTTGATGTTACAAACACTATTGTTAGTTCTGGACTAGGTTCATGGCTGATTCCTTATAGAATTGGAACAACAAGTGAGATAAATATTATAACGATTAGATTTAATAAAAATAAGCTATGA
- a CDS encoding VanZ family protein has protein sequence MKVTNVFKVVSFGIMLLIFWFSDQNGEESLKQSNFILRYLKDLFEVVGLDVRKVAHFTIYMSLGVSLTLSREKKNMRTFTEVVAFVFLYACSDEFHQSLVPGRGPSFKDVIIDTCGGVTGALLARTKI, from the coding sequence TTGAAAGTTACAAATGTATTTAAAGTAGTCTCATTTGGAATAATGTTACTTATATTTTGGTTTTCAGACCAGAATGGAGAGGAATCCTTAAAACAGTCAAATTTTATACTTCGATACTTAAAAGATCTATTCGAAGTTGTAGGGTTAGATGTAAGAAAAGTGGCTCATTTTACAATCTATATGTCCCTAGGAGTAAGTTTAACATTGAGCCGGGAAAAAAAGAATATGAGAACTTTTACAGAGGTTGTAGCTTTTGTATTTTTATATGCTTGTTCAGATGAGTTTCATCAGAGTTTAGTTCCTGGGCGTGGACCGTCATTTAAAGATGTGATCATAGATACATGTGGTGGAGTAACGGGTGCGCTGCTAGCGAGGACAAAAATATGA